In Flavobacterium gelatinilyticum, a genomic segment contains:
- the lipA gene encoding lipoyl synthase: METAIENIPPAKPKWLKVKLPIGQKYTELRGLVDKYSLNTICTSGSCPNMGECWGEGTATFMILGNTCTRSCGFCGVKTGRPETVDWDEPEKVARSIKIMNIKHAVITSVDRDDLKDGGSIIWMETVKAVRRMNPQTTLETLIPDFQGMERNLDRIVEANPEVVSHNMETVRRLTREVRIQAKYDRSLEVLRYLKEKGINRTKSGIMLGLGETEEEVFQTMRDLRDANVDVVTIGQYLQPTKKHLPVKEFITPELFAKYEKYGQELGFRHVESGPLVRSSYKAQKHIL; this comes from the coding sequence ATGGAAACAGCCATTGAAAACATACCGCCTGCAAAACCGAAATGGTTAAAGGTAAAACTCCCAATTGGACAAAAATATACTGAACTTCGCGGTTTGGTAGATAAATACAGCTTAAACACAATCTGCACCTCCGGAAGCTGCCCTAACATGGGTGAATGCTGGGGAGAAGGAACAGCTACTTTTATGATTTTAGGTAATACCTGCACCCGCTCATGCGGTTTTTGCGGTGTTAAAACCGGAAGACCCGAAACAGTAGACTGGGACGAACCTGAAAAAGTGGCGCGTTCTATTAAAATCATGAATATTAAACACGCTGTTATTACCAGTGTTGACCGAGACGACTTAAAAGACGGCGGTTCTATTATCTGGATGGAAACTGTAAAAGCTGTACGCAGAATGAATCCGCAAACTACTCTTGAAACTTTGATTCCGGATTTTCAGGGAATGGAAAGAAATCTGGACCGAATTGTCGAAGCAAATCCCGAGGTAGTTTCTCACAACATGGAAACGGTTCGACGCTTAACACGTGAAGTACGAATCCAGGCAAAATATGACCGAAGTTTAGAAGTTTTGCGTTATTTGAAAGAAAAAGGAATTAACAGAACCAAATCCGGAATCATGCTGGGTCTTGGAGAAACTGAGGAAGAAGTTTTTCAAACCATGAGAGATTTACGTGATGCAAATGTTGATGTTGTCACTATCGGGCAATACCTGCAGCCAACTAAAAAACATCTGCCTGTAAAAGAATTCATCACTCCTGAATTATTTGCCAAATATGAAAAATACGGTCAGGAATTAGGTTTCCGTCATGTCGAAAGCGGACCGCTTGTTCGTTCTTCATACAAAGCACAAAAGCATATTTTATAA
- a CDS encoding M48 family metalloprotease, which translates to MKKKIIVLGILFASFGFTKINAQINLGDKAIGALQKGVTAFTLTNADAATLSKEAVRKLDSTNEVAGPNDGYTLRLNRVFGKHTAGDGFTLNYKVYKVKEVNAFATADGSVRVYSGLMDIMDDNELLAVIGHEIGHVANNDSRDAMRAAYQKEALIDGVSSQSTKISAVTDSQLGKIGSALIDSKHSRKQETEADLYSYEFLKKNGYNVNAEESAFRILAKMSEGAESSFITRMMSSHPDSKKRADDAKARAEKDGLYKAYVQQKIVNTVPAATKTTKTTAKKTTTKKTTTKKK; encoded by the coding sequence ATGAAAAAGAAAATTATCGTATTGGGGATTTTGTTTGCCTCGTTTGGTTTTACAAAGATAAATGCACAGATTAATTTAGGAGATAAAGCGATAGGAGCTCTTCAAAAAGGTGTAACAGCTTTTACTTTAACAAATGCTGATGCTGCCACTTTGTCTAAAGAAGCAGTACGCAAATTAGATTCGACTAATGAAGTAGCTGGACCAAATGATGGGTATACGTTAAGATTAAACAGAGTATTTGGCAAACATACTGCAGGTGATGGTTTTACATTAAATTATAAAGTTTACAAAGTTAAAGAAGTAAATGCTTTTGCAACTGCAGACGGAAGTGTGCGTGTATATTCTGGCTTAATGGATATTATGGATGATAACGAATTATTAGCAGTAATTGGTCACGAGATTGGACACGTTGCCAATAATGATTCAAGAGATGCTATGCGTGCCGCTTACCAAAAAGAAGCTTTAATTGACGGAGTATCTTCTCAATCGACTAAAATATCTGCTGTAACAGACAGTCAGCTGGGAAAAATAGGAAGTGCTTTAATTGATAGTAAACACAGCCGTAAACAAGAAACTGAAGCGGATTTGTATTCCTATGAATTCTTAAAAAAGAACGGGTATAATGTAAATGCCGAAGAATCTGCTTTTAGAATTCTGGCTAAAATGAGTGAAGGTGCCGAGTCTTCTTTTATTACCCGAATGATGAGTTCGCATCCCGATTCTAAAAAAAGAGCGGATGATGCAAAAGCAAGAGCAGAAAAAGATGGTCTTTACAAAGCATATGTACAGCAAAAAATTGTAAATACAGTGCCGGCAGCAACCAAAACGACAAAAACAACTGCGAAGAAAACCACCACAAAGAAAACGACAACTAAAAAGAAATAA
- a CDS encoding PH domain-containing protein has protein sequence MGIFSALMGNAGAVSQEELLKKYGQLLTENEQIEMGFKLIRDTFIFTNKRLILIIVQGLTGSKTEYKSIAYKSITRFSVETAGTFDLDAELKIWVSSELNPSIVKQFNKSVNVYEVQKVLAYHVLG, from the coding sequence ATGGGAATATTTTCAGCTTTAATGGGTAATGCAGGCGCTGTAAGCCAGGAGGAATTACTTAAAAAATACGGACAGCTTTTAACAGAGAATGAACAAATCGAAATGGGTTTTAAACTTATCCGGGACACTTTTATCTTCACCAACAAGAGATTAATCCTGATCATTGTACAAGGTTTAACCGGAAGCAAAACAGAATACAAATCAATTGCATACAAAAGTATCACACGTTTCAGTGTAGAAACAGCCGGAACTTTTGATCTTGATGCCGAATTGAAAATCTGGGTTTCAAGTGAATTAAATCCAAGCATTGTAAAACAGTTCAACAAATCTGTAAATGTTTACGAAGTACAGAAAGTTTTAGCTTATCACGTTTTAGGATAA